From the Molothrus ater isolate BHLD 08-10-18 breed brown headed cowbird chromosome 25, BPBGC_Mater_1.1, whole genome shotgun sequence genome, one window contains:
- the RPL10A gene encoding 60S ribosomal protein L10a produces MSSKVSRDTLYEAVKEVLHGSRAKKRKFVETVELQISLKNYDPQKDKRFSGTVRLKSTPRPKFSVCLLGDQQHCDEAKAVDIPHMDIEALKKLNKNKKLVKKLAKKYDAFLASESLIKQIPRILGPGLNKAGKFPSLLTHNENLVAKVDEVKSTIKFQMKKVLCLAVAVGHVKMTEDELVYNIHLAINFLVSLLKKNWQNVRALYIKSTMGKPQRLY; encoded by the exons ATGAG CAGCAAAGTGTCCCGGGACACCCTGTACGAGGCGGTGAAGGAGGTGCTGCACGGCAGCCGTGCCAAGAAGCGCAA GTTCGTGGAGACGGTGGAGCTGCAGATCAGCCTCAAGAACTATGACCCGCAGAAGGACAAGCGCTTCTCCGGTACCGTCAG GTTGAAGTCGACGCCACGGCCCAAATTCTCGGTGTGCCTGCTGGGGGACCAGCAGCACTGCGATGAGGCCAAAGCAGTTGACATCCCTCACATGGACATAGAAGCTCTGAAGAAGCTCAACAAAAACAAGAAGCTGGTGAAGAAGCTGG CTAAGAAGTACGATGCCTTCCTGGCTTCCGAGTCCTTGATCAAGCAAATCCCTCGAATCCTGGGCCCGGGCCTGAACAAAGCTGGGaaattcccttccctgctcaccCACAACGAGAATCTGGTGGCCAAGGTGGATGAGGTCAAATCCACCATCAAGTTTCAGATGAAGAAG gtgctctgtCTGGCTGTGGCCGTGGGTCACGTGAAGATGACGGAGGACGAGCTGGTCTACAACATCCACCTGGCCATCAActtcctggtgtccctgctgaAGAAGAACTGGCAGAACGTGCGGGCTCTGTACATCAAGAGCACCATGGGGAAACCCCAGCGCCTCTACtaa